In a genomic window of Glycine max cultivar Williams 82 chromosome 13, Glycine_max_v4.0, whole genome shotgun sequence:
- the LOC100306080 gene encoding B-box type zinc finger family protein — translation MRKCELCNSPAKLFCESDQASLCWKCDAKVHSANFLVTKHPRILLCHVCQSLTAWHGTGPKFVPTMSVCNTCVNNNSTETCSQQNHEDDDDDGTGEDHAENDDGGVAEDDDDDDDEENQVVPWTSTPPPPASTSSNSVTTSSTRFSDVEEGGSD, via the coding sequence atgaggaagtgtgaGCTCTGTAACAGTCCCGCGAAGTTGTTCTGCGAATCAGATCAAGCCAGCCTCTGTTGGAAATGCGATGCTAAGGTTCACAGTGCAAACTTCCTCGTCACCAAACATCCCAGGATTCTTCTCTGCCATGTTTGTCAATCACTAACAGCGTGGCACGGCACAGGACCCAAGTTTGTACCCACCATGTCAGTTTGCAACACTTGTGTCAACAACAATAGTACTGAGACCTGCAGCCAACAGAATCATGAagacgatgatgatgatggtacGGGAGAGGATCATGCAGAAAACGACGATGGTGGTGTGgctgaagatgatgatgatgatgatgatgaagaaaatCAAGTGGTTCCATGGACATCTACACCACCACCCCCAGCTTCCACTTCTTCAAATAGTGTTACAACTAGTTCTACCAGGTTCTCTGATGTTGAAGAAGGTGGCTCCGATTAA
- the LOC100787261 gene encoding OVARIAN TUMOR DOMAIN-containing deubiquitinating enzyme 1-like — MQSKEAVVEDGEIKSVTAVGSEIDGWTNFGDDDIMQQQYTIQSEEAKKVPFVGDKEPLSSLAAEYKSGSPILLEKIKVLDEQYAAIRRTRGDGNCFFRSFMFSYLEHVMKCQDQAEVDRIQANVEKSRKALQTLGYADLTFEDFFALFLEQLESVIQGKETSISHEELVLRSRDQSVSDYVVMFFRFVTSAAIQKRTEFFEPFILGLTNTTVEQFCKSSVEPMGEESDHVHITALSDALGIPVRVVYLDRSSSDTGGVSVNHHDFMPVAGDLPNASCSSEKNIPFITLLYRPGHYDILYPK; from the exons atgcAGAGTAAAGAAGCTGTTGTGGAAGATGGGGAAATAAAGAGTGTGACTGCTGTAGGGTCTGAAATTGATGGGTGGACCAATTTTGGGGACGATGACATAATGCAGCAGCAGTATACAATTCAGTCTGAAGAGGCTAAGAAAGTTCCATTTGTGGGCGACAAG GAACCACTGAGTAGCTTAGCTGCTGAATATAAATCAGGCAGTCCTATCTTGCTGGAGAAAATAAAG GTGCTTGATGAGCAATACGCTGCCATTCGTCGTACTCGAGGAGATGGAAACTGCTTCTTTCGaagctttatgttttcatatctT gaGCATGTTATGAAATGTCAAGACCAAGCAGAAGTTGATCGTATCCAAGCCAATGTTGAAAAAAGTAGAAAAGCACTGCAGACCTTGGGTTATGCAGACTTGacttttgaagatttttttgcG TTATTCCTTGAGCAGCTGGAATCTGTTATTCAAGGGAAAGAGACTTCCATAAG TCATGAAGAGCTTGTTCTTAGAAGCCGAGATCAGTCAGTATCTGATTATG TCGTTATGTTCTTCAGATTTGTTACCTCTGCCGCAATACAAAAGCGCACAGAATTTTTTGAACCATTCATACTAGGCTTAACTAATACAACGGTCGAGCAG ttttgcaAATCATCTGTTGAACCAATGGGTGAAGAGAGCGACCATGTGCACATTACTGCCCTTTCAGATGCATTGGGCATTCCAGTCCGTGTTGTGTACCTTGACCGCAGCTCAAGTGATACTGGTGGTGTCAGTGTAAATCATCATGATTTCATGCCAGTGGCTGGTGATCTCCCAAATGCTAGTTGCAGCTCTGAAAAGAACATTCCTTTCATCACACTACTATATCGTCCTGGTCACTATGACATCCTCTATCCAAAATGA
- the LOC100306210 gene encoding calcium-binding EF-hand family protein: MASKKNTVVFEDYFPAMMEKLGTEGFMKELTNGFQLLMDREKKVITFESLKKNSALLGLEGMNDDELRCMLREGDLDGDGALDEMEFCTLMFRLSPALMNNSKELLEEAIYPFH; the protein is encoded by the coding sequence ATGGCGTCGAAGAAGAACACGGTTGTTTTTGAGGACTACTTCCCTGCAATGATGGAGAAACTGGGCACTGAGGGGTTCATGAAGGAGCTGACAAACGGATTTCAGTTGCTGATGGACAGAGAGAAGAAGGTGATAACGTTTGAGAGCTTGAAGAAGAACTCTGCATTGCTTGGGTTGGAAGGGATGAACGATGATGAGTTAAGGTGCATGCTGAGAGAAGGTGACCTTGATGGTGATGGTGCTCTGGATGAGATGGAGTTTTGCACCCTCATGTTCAGGTTGAGTCCTGCTTTGATGAACAACTCCAAGGAACTTTTGGAGGAAGCCATATACCCTTTTCATTAG
- the LOC106794168 gene encoding G-type lectin S-receptor-like serine/threonine-protein kinase At1g11300, producing MDFTSLILALVIVCCFCQCLSSGNDTITPGQFIRDPHTLTSANSAFKLGFFSPQNSSNRYLGIWYLSDSNVIWVANRNQPLKKSSSGTVQISEDGNLVVLDSNKRAVWSTNLTHNIATNSTAKLLETGNLVLLDDASGQTTWESFRHPCHALVPKMKFGSNQKTGEKIRITSWRSASDPSVGYYSTTLEHPNTPEMFFWLNETRPYHRSGPWNSQIFIGSTEMSPGYLSGWNIMNDVDDETVYLSYTLPNQSYFGIMTLNPHGQIVCSWWFNEKLVKRMVMQRTSCDLYGYCGAFGSCSMQDSPICSCLNGYKPKNVEEWNRKNWTSGCVRSEPLQCGEHTNGSKVSKDGFLRLENIKVPDFVRRLDYLKDECRAQCLESCSCVAYAYDSGIGCMVWSGDLIDIQKFASGGVDLYIRVPPSELEKLADKRKHRKFIIPVGVTIGTITLVGCVYLSWKWTTKPTGNVYSLRQRMNRDHNEVKLHDQLPLFSFEELVNATNNFHSANELGKGGFGSVYKGQLKDGHEIAVKRLSKTSGQGLEECMNEVLVISKLQHRNLVRLLGCCIKKKENMLVYEYMPNKSLDVILFDPVKKKDLDWPKRFNIIEGISRGLLYLHRDSRLKIIHRDLKVSNILLDGELNPKISDFGMARIFGGNDIQTNTRRVVGTFGYMPPEYAFRGLVSEKLDVFSFGVLLLEIISGRKISSYYDHDQSMSLLGFAWKLWNEKDIQSVIDPEISNPNHVNDIERCIHIGLLCLQNLATERPIMATVVSMLNSEIVNLPRPSHPAFVDRQIVSSAESSRQNHRTQSINNVTVTDMQGR from the exons ATGGATTTCACAAGTCTGATACTTGCTCTGGTCATAGTTTGCTGTTTTTGTCAGTGCTTAAGTTCTGGCAACGATACCATTACACCAGGCCAATTCATCAGAGATCCTCACACTCTCACCTCAGCTAATAGTGCCTTCAAGCTAGGATTCTTCAGCCCTCAAAATTCTTCAAATCGCTACCTGGGAATCTGGTATCTCTCTGACTCCAATGTCATATGGGTAGCTAACAGAAACCAGCCACTAAAGAAGAGCTCTTCCGGAACTGTTCAAATTTCTGAGGATGGCAATCTCGTGGTATTAGATAGCAACAAAAGGGCTGTTTGGTCAACAAATTTGACACATAATATTGCAACCAATTCAACTGCCAAACTTTTAGAGACTGGAAATCTAGTCCTCCTAGATGATGCATCGGGGCAAACTACATGGGAGAGTTTCCGACATCCTTGTCATGCTCTCGTGCCAAAGATGAAGTTTGGTAGTAACCAAAAAACAGGTGAGAAAATACGCATAACATCATGGAGAAGTGCTTCTGATCCTTCTGTTGGATACTATTCTACTACTCTTGAACACCCAAACACTCCAGAAATGTTTTTCTGGTTGAATGAAACGCGACCATATCATCGGTCTGGTCCGTGGAATAGCCAGATTTTTATTGGCTCAACTGAGATGTCACCTGGTTATCTAAGTGGATGGAATATAATGAATGATGTAGATGATGAAACTGTTTATCTTTCTTATACTCTGCCAAATCAATCTTACTTTGGAATCATGACCTTGAATCCACATGGTCAAATTGTATGCTCCTGGTGGTTCAATGAAAAGTTAGTTAAGAGGATGGTGATGCAAAGAACTTCCTGCGATCTTTATGGATATTGTGGGGCATTTGGAAGCTGTAGTATGCAGGATTCTCCAATATGCAGCTGTTTGAATGGATATAAGCCCAAAAATGTGGAGGAGTGGAATAGAAAAAATTGGACTAGTGGGTGTGTAAGGAGTGAGCCACTGCAATGTGGGgaacacacaaatggaagtaaagTCAGCAAAGATGGGTTTTTGAGGCTTGAGAATATCAAAGTGCCAGATTTTGTACGAAGATTAGATTATTTGAAAGATGAATGCAGAGCTCAGTGTTTGGAGAGTTGCTCTTGCGTGGCCTACGCATATGACAGTGGCATTGGATGCATGGTTTGGAGTGGAGACTTGATCGACATACAGAAATTCGCAAGTGGAGGGGTTGATCTTTACATTCGTGTGCCACCTTCAGAACTTG AAAAACTTGCAGATAAAAGAAAACACAGGAAATTTATAATTCCAGTTGGAGTAACTATAGGAACGATTACTTTGGTTGGCTGTGTTTATCTCTCATGGAAATGGACTACTAAACCAACAG GTAATGTATATTCACTAAGACAGAGAATGAACAGAGATCACAATGAAGTCAAATTGCATGATCAGTTGCCACTTTTTAGTTTTGAAGAACTTGTAAATGCTACAAACAATTTTCACTCAGCCAACGAACTAGGCAAGGGAGGTTTTGGTTCAGTATATAAG GGACAATTGAAAGATGGACATGAAATAGCAGTAAAAAGACTTTCAAAAACCTCTGGACAAGGGTTAGAAGAATGTATGAATGAGGTTTTAGTTATATCAAAGCTTCAACATCGCAATCTTGTCAGACTTCTTGGCTGCTGTattaaaaagaaggaaaatatgttGGTATACGAGTACATGCCTAACAAGAGTTTGGatgtaatattatttg ATCCAGTCAAAAAGAAAGATCTAGATTGGCCAAAACGCTTCAACATTATTGAAGGAATCTCTCGAGGTTTGCTTTATCTCCACAGAGATTCTAGACTAAAAATTATACACAGAGATTTAAAGGTTAGTAACATCTTGTTggatggagagctaaatccaaAAATATCTGACTTTGGTATGGCTAGAATCTTTGGAGGCAATGATATACAGACCAATACTAGAAGGGTTGTTGGAACATT TGGTTATATGCCTCCAGAATATGCATTCCGAGGACTGGTTTCTGAGAAATTAGATGTCTTTAGCTTTGGAGTCTTGTTGCTAGAGATTATTAGTGGGAGAAAAATCAGTAGCTATTACGATCATGACCAATCAATGAGTCTCTTAGGATTT GCTTGGAAATTATGGAATGAAAAGGACATCCAATCCGTGATAGACCCTGAAATATCTAATCCAAATCATGTGAATGACATCGAGAGATGCATACACATCGGACTTCTTTGTTTGCAAAATCTTGCAACCGAAAGGCCAATTATGGCTACAGTAGTTTCAATGCTCAATAGTGAGATTGTCAATCTTCCTCGGCCATCACATCCTGCATTTGTCGATAGGCAAATTGTATCGTCTGCGGAGTCATCTCGACAGAACCACAGAACACAGTCCATCAACAATGTTACTGTCACAGACATGCAAGGTAGATAg
- the LOC100800296 gene encoding G-type lectin S-receptor-like serine/threonine-protein kinase At1g11300 isoform X1 yields MIMDITSLILALFIVYCFCQCLSSANNTITSGQYITDPHTLISPNSVFKLGFFSPQNSSNRYLGIWYLSDSNVIWVANRNQPLKTSSSGTVQISEDGNLVVLDSNKRVVWSSNVTHNIATNSTAKLLETGNLVLIDDATGESMWESFRHPCHALVPKMKLSITQKTYEKVRITSWRSPSDPSLGYYSATLERPNIPEVFYWINETQPYYRTGPWNGQIFIGSPQMSRGYLYGWNMMNDEDDGTVYLSYNLPSQSYFAVMTLNPQGHPTIEWWRDRKLVWREVLQGNSCDRYGHCGAFGSCNWQSSPICNCLSGYKPKYVEEWNRKNWTSGCVRSEPLQCGEQTNGSEVSKDGFLRLENMKVSDFVQRLDCLEDECRAQCLENCSCVAYAYDNGIGCMVWSGDLIDIQKFSSGGIDLYIRVPPSESELEKHSDKRRHKIILIPVGITIGMVALAGCVCLSRKWTAKSIGKINSQRQGMNEDQKQVKLNDHLPFFSFEELVNATNNFHSANELGKGGFGSVYKGQLKDGHEIAVKRLSKTSGQGLEECMNEVLVISRLQHRNLVRLLGCCIEQEENMLVYEYMPNKSLDVILFDPAKKQDLDWPKRFNIIEGISRGLLYLHRDSRIKIIHRDLKVSNILLDGELNPKISDFGMAKIFGGNDMQANTRRVVGTFGYMPPEYAFQGLVSEKLDVFGFGVLLLEIISGRKISSCFDHDQSLSLLGFAWKLWNEKDIQSLIDPEISNPNNVNDIVRCIHIGLLCSQELAKERPLMATVVSMLNSEIVDLPPPLNPAFIKRQIVSCADSSQQNHITQSINNVTVTGIQGR; encoded by the exons ATGATTATGGATATCACAAGTCTCATACTTGCTCTGTTCATAGTTTACTGTTTTTGTCAGTGCTTAAGTTCTGCCAACAATACCATTACATCAGGCCAATACATCACAGACCCTCACACTCTCATCTCCCCTAACAGTGTCTTCAAGTTAGGATTCTTCAGCCCTCAAAACTCATCAAATCGCTACCTGGGAATCTGGTATCTCTCTGACTCCAATGTCATATGGGTAGCTAACAGAAACCAGCCACTAAAGACGAGCTCTTCCGGAACTGTTCAAATTTCTGAGGATGGCAATCTTGTGGTTCTAGATAGCAACAAAAGGGTTGTTTGGTCATCAAATGTGACACATAATATTGCAACCAATTCAACTGCCAAACTTTTAGAGACCGGAAATCTAGTCCTGATAGATGATGCCACAGGAGAAAGTATGTGGGAGAGTTTCCGACATCCTTGTCATGCTCTCGTGCCAAAGATGAAACTAAGTATTACCCAAAAAACATACGAGAAAGTACGCATAACATCATGGAGAAGTCCCTCTGATCCTTCTCTTGGGTACTACTCTGCTACTCTTGAACGCCCCAACATTCCAGAAGTGTTTTACTGGATTAATGAAACGCAACCGTATTATCGGACTGGTCCATGGAATGGTCAGATTTTTATTGGCTCGCCTCAGATGTCACGTGGTTATCTATATGGATGGAATATGAtgaatgatgaagatgatggaACTGTCTATCTTTCTTACAATTTGCCAAGTCAATCTTACTTTGCAGTCATGACCTTGAATCCACAGGGTCACCCTACAATCGAATGGTGGAGGGACCGAAAGTTAGTGTGGAGGGAGGTGTTGCAAGGAAACTCATGTGATCGTTATGGTCATTGTGGGGCATTTGGAAGCTGTAATTGGCAGAGTTCACCAATATGCAACTGTTTGAGTGGATATAAACCTAAATATGTAGAGGAGTGGAATAGAAAAAATTGGACTAGTGGATGTGTGAGGAGTGAGCCACTGCAATGTGGTGAACAAACAAATGGAAGTGAAGTCAGCAAAGATGGGTTTTTGAGGCTTGAGAATATGAAAGTTTCAGACTTTGTACAAAGGTTAGATTGTTTGGAAGATGAATGCAGAGCACAGTGTTTGGAGAATTGCTCTTGTGTGGCCTATGCATATGACAATGGCATAGGATGCATGGTTTGGAGTGGAGACTTGATCGACATACAGAAGTTCTCAAGTGGAGGGATTGATCTTTACATTCGTGTGCCACCTTCAGAATCAGAACttg AAAAACATTCAGACAAAAGAAGACACAAGATAATTTTAATTCCAGTTGGAATAACTATAGGAATGGTTGCCTTGGCTGGCTGTGTTTGTCTCTCACGGAAATGGACTGCTAAATCAATAG GAAAAATAAATTCACAACGGCAAGGAATGAACGAAGATCAGAAACAAGTCAAATTGAATGATCACTTACCGTTTTTTAGTTTTGAAGAACTTGTAAATGCTACAAATAATTTTCACTCGGCCAACGAGCTAGGTAAAGGAGGTTTTGGTTCAGTATATAAG GGACAATTGAAAGATGGACACGAAATAGCAGTGAAAAGACTTTCAAAAACCTCAGGACAAGGGCTAGAAGAGTGTATGAATGAGGTATTAGTGATTTCAAGGCTTCAACATCGCAATCTTGTCAGACTTCTTGGTTGCTGTATTGAACAGGAGGAAAATATGTTGGTATACGAGTATATGCCTAACAAGAGTTTGGatgtaatattatttg ATCCAGCTAAAAAGCAGGATCTAGATTGGCCAAAACGCTTCAATATAATTGAAGGAATCTCTAGGGGTTTGCTTTATCTCCACAGAGATTctagaataaaaattatacacaGAGACTTAAAGGTTAGTAACATCTTGTTGGATGGAGAGCTGAATCCAAAAATATCAGACTTTGGTATGGCCAAAATATTTGGAGGAAATGATATGCAAGCCAATACTAGAAGGGTTGTTGGAACATT TGGTTATATGCCTCCAGAATATGCATTCCAAGGGTTGGTTTCTGAGAAATTAGATGTCTTTGGTTTTGGAGTCTTGTTGCTAGAGATTATTAGTGGGAGAAAAATCAGCAGCTGTTTCGATCATGACCAATCATTGAGTCTCTTAGGATTT GCTTGGAAATTATGGAATGAAAAGGACATCCAATCACTGATAGACCCAGAAATATCTAATCCAAATAATGTGAATGACATTGTGAGATGCATACACATAGGACTTCTTTGTTCACAAGAACTTGCAAAAGAAAGGCCACTTATGGCTACAGTAGTTTCAATGCTTAATAGTGAGATTGTCGATCTTCCTCCCCCATTAAATCCCGCATTCATCAAAAGGCAAATTGTATCATGTGCAGATTCATCTCAACAGAATCACATAACACAGTCCATCAACAATGTTACTGTCACAGGCATACAAGGTAGATAg
- the LOC100800296 gene encoding G-type lectin S-receptor-like serine/threonine-protein kinase At1g11330 isoform X2, translated as MIMDITSLILALFIVYCFCQCLSSANNTITSGQYITDPHTLISPNSVFKLGFFSPQNSSNRYLGIWYLSDSNVIWVANRNQPLKTSSSGTVQISEDGNLVVLDSNKRVVWSSNVTHNIATNSTAKLLETGNLVLIDDATGESMWESFRHPCHALVPKMKLSITQKTYEKVRITSWRSPSDPSLGYYSATLERPNIPEVFYWINETQPYYRTGPWNGQIFIGSPQMSRGYLYGWNMMNDEDDGTVYLSYNLPSQSYFAVMTLNPQGHPTIEWWRDRKLVWREVLQGNSCDRYGHCGAFGSCNWQSSPICNCLSGYKPKYVEEWNRKNWTSGCVRSEPLQCGEQTNGSEVSKDGFLRLENMKVSDFVQRLDCLEDECRAQCLENCSCVAYAYDNGIGCMVWSGDLIDIQKFSSGGIDLYIRVPPSESELEKHSDKRRHKIILIPVGITIGMVALAGCVCLSRKWTAKSIGKINSQRQGMNEDQKQVKLNDHLPFFSFEELVNATNNFHSANELGKGGFGSVYKGQLKDGHEIAVKRLSKTSGQGLEECMNEVLVISRLQHRNLVRLLGCCIEQEENMLVYEYMPNKSLDVILFDPAKKQDLDWPKRFNIIEGISRGLLYLHRDSRIKIIHRDLKVSNILLDGELNPKISDFGMAKIFGGNDMQANTRRVVGTL; from the exons ATGATTATGGATATCACAAGTCTCATACTTGCTCTGTTCATAGTTTACTGTTTTTGTCAGTGCTTAAGTTCTGCCAACAATACCATTACATCAGGCCAATACATCACAGACCCTCACACTCTCATCTCCCCTAACAGTGTCTTCAAGTTAGGATTCTTCAGCCCTCAAAACTCATCAAATCGCTACCTGGGAATCTGGTATCTCTCTGACTCCAATGTCATATGGGTAGCTAACAGAAACCAGCCACTAAAGACGAGCTCTTCCGGAACTGTTCAAATTTCTGAGGATGGCAATCTTGTGGTTCTAGATAGCAACAAAAGGGTTGTTTGGTCATCAAATGTGACACATAATATTGCAACCAATTCAACTGCCAAACTTTTAGAGACCGGAAATCTAGTCCTGATAGATGATGCCACAGGAGAAAGTATGTGGGAGAGTTTCCGACATCCTTGTCATGCTCTCGTGCCAAAGATGAAACTAAGTATTACCCAAAAAACATACGAGAAAGTACGCATAACATCATGGAGAAGTCCCTCTGATCCTTCTCTTGGGTACTACTCTGCTACTCTTGAACGCCCCAACATTCCAGAAGTGTTTTACTGGATTAATGAAACGCAACCGTATTATCGGACTGGTCCATGGAATGGTCAGATTTTTATTGGCTCGCCTCAGATGTCACGTGGTTATCTATATGGATGGAATATGAtgaatgatgaagatgatggaACTGTCTATCTTTCTTACAATTTGCCAAGTCAATCTTACTTTGCAGTCATGACCTTGAATCCACAGGGTCACCCTACAATCGAATGGTGGAGGGACCGAAAGTTAGTGTGGAGGGAGGTGTTGCAAGGAAACTCATGTGATCGTTATGGTCATTGTGGGGCATTTGGAAGCTGTAATTGGCAGAGTTCACCAATATGCAACTGTTTGAGTGGATATAAACCTAAATATGTAGAGGAGTGGAATAGAAAAAATTGGACTAGTGGATGTGTGAGGAGTGAGCCACTGCAATGTGGTGAACAAACAAATGGAAGTGAAGTCAGCAAAGATGGGTTTTTGAGGCTTGAGAATATGAAAGTTTCAGACTTTGTACAAAGGTTAGATTGTTTGGAAGATGAATGCAGAGCACAGTGTTTGGAGAATTGCTCTTGTGTGGCCTATGCATATGACAATGGCATAGGATGCATGGTTTGGAGTGGAGACTTGATCGACATACAGAAGTTCTCAAGTGGAGGGATTGATCTTTACATTCGTGTGCCACCTTCAGAATCAGAACttg AAAAACATTCAGACAAAAGAAGACACAAGATAATTTTAATTCCAGTTGGAATAACTATAGGAATGGTTGCCTTGGCTGGCTGTGTTTGTCTCTCACGGAAATGGACTGCTAAATCAATAG GAAAAATAAATTCACAACGGCAAGGAATGAACGAAGATCAGAAACAAGTCAAATTGAATGATCACTTACCGTTTTTTAGTTTTGAAGAACTTGTAAATGCTACAAATAATTTTCACTCGGCCAACGAGCTAGGTAAAGGAGGTTTTGGTTCAGTATATAAG GGACAATTGAAAGATGGACACGAAATAGCAGTGAAAAGACTTTCAAAAACCTCAGGACAAGGGCTAGAAGAGTGTATGAATGAGGTATTAGTGATTTCAAGGCTTCAACATCGCAATCTTGTCAGACTTCTTGGTTGCTGTATTGAACAGGAGGAAAATATGTTGGTATACGAGTATATGCCTAACAAGAGTTTGGatgtaatattatttg ATCCAGCTAAAAAGCAGGATCTAGATTGGCCAAAACGCTTCAATATAATTGAAGGAATCTCTAGGGGTTTGCTTTATCTCCACAGAGATTctagaataaaaattatacacaGAGACTTAAAGGTTAGTAACATCTTGTTGGATGGAGAGCTGAATCCAAAAATATCAGACTTTGGTATGGCCAAAATATTTGGAGGAAATGATATGCAAGCCAATACTAGAAGGGTTGTTGGAACATTGTAA